In Thalassococcus sp. S3, the sequence ACGCAGATATTGAGGATATCGATAGCGGCTTGCGTGACGGTCTTGCCCTGCGTTGGGCGGTCATGGGTCCGTTCGAGACAATCGACCTCAACGCTCCGGACGGTGTGAGGCAATACGCTGAACGCTATGAGGCGCTTTACAGCGCTCTTCACGAAACACAGATTAACCGCGCCTCCTGGACAGGGCCAATTCTCGACCGGATCGAAGAACGGCGCAGGGCGCTTTTGCCAGCAGGCGATCTGGAAGACCGGCGTCTATGGCGCGACATGATGCTCGCGCGCCTTGTCGCGGCCAAGACAGAGGCGCTCGCCGACCTGCAGTGAGCAAAAAGACAACCTGGAACAGGTTCCACATAAAAAATAGTCGTACGTATAAAGAAATAGGTCTTCTGCAGCTCTGCGCCGAGGACGCCCATCGAAGGACAGCCGCCCATGACTGAGAAAAACCTCAAACCGATTGCAAGCCAGGATCATGGCTATGCACGCAAAGCCTTTACCGACATCGCATTTGCGCGGGCCTTTGAACAGGCGGCTTGGGATCTCACGCAGATAAACCCGCCGCGCGTTCCGGGCTCGATGCATTTTTGCGCCGGTCAAGAAGCGGTTCCTTTCGGGGCCGCAGCGGGGCTTGGACCTGATGATCAGATAATTGCGACTTATCGTGGGCACGGCTGGGCCCTGGCTTCAGGGTTGCCCGCACGCGCTGTCATGGCCGAGATCTGCCAAAAGGCCGAAGGGGTTAACGGTGGGCGCGGCGGCTCACCCTATATTATGGCACCCGACACCCGCTTTATCGGCGAAAACTCCATCGTCGGAGCGGGCACGACGATTGCGTGCGGCGTCGCCATGGCAAACCTCGCGCAAGAAAACGGGCGTGTGGTGATCGTCAGCATCGGGGATGGCGCGACCAATCAGGGCGCCGTGCATGAGGCCATGTCGTTTGCCGCGATCCGCGCGCTTCCGGTCATTTTTGTCGTTGAGAACAACGGCTGGGCCGAACTCACGCCTGCGCCTTCCATGCTCCGCGTCGACCGTGTCGCGCAGCGGGCGTCTAGCTACGGCATCCCGTCGGCCACCATCGATGGCAGCGACCCTATTGCTGTGCGCGACAGCATGGCCCTTGCCGCCGAACATGCGCGCAAAGGCGATGGTCCGAGCCTTCTGGAATTTCGCGTGCCACGGCTTTGGGGCCACTACAACCGCGACATTGAGCACTACCGCCCAAAGGCCGACAGGGCTGAAGCCGAAGCGCGCGACCCATTGACGGTGTTCGGTGCGCGCATCGTGGCGTCCGGTATCATGACCGACACGGAGGTCGAGGCTCTTGTGGCCGAGCAAACGCAAGCCGCGCGCGAGATGACCGAAGCGGTGATGGATGGCCCTGATCCTGATCCTCAAACTGCACTGGATCACGTGCTTGCCAAACCTTCTGCCGCTGATCCCGGACCAGTCCATGAAACGGTCGAACTGAAATACATCGACGCCGTCAATCGCGCTTTGCGCACAGCCTTGGAACAGGACGAAGCCGTCCTGGTCTATGGCGAAGACGTGGGCAATGGGGGCGGGATCTTCGGCGGCAGCCGGTACCTTCAGCGCGATTTTGGTGCGGCGCGTGTCTTTGATACGCCCATCGCCGAAAATGCCATTCTCGGCTCTGCCGTGGGGGCAGCGATGTGCGGAATGAAGCCCGTCGTTGAGATTATGTGGGCCGATTTCCTTTTCGTGGCGCTCGACCAGATCGTCAATCAGGCCGCGAACATCCGCTACCTCACGCAGGGTAAGGTTGGCTGCCCGATGGTTGTGCGCACGCAGCAGGGGGTGACGCCGGGCTCCTGCGCACAGCATTCACAGTCTGTCGAGGCACTGCTGGCCCATGTCCCGGGCATCAAGGTTGGCCTCGCCGCCACGCCGGGCGATGCCTACGCGATGCTACGCGCCGCCATCGACGATCCAGATCCCGCGGTCGTTATCGAGGCGCGCGGCCTTTACCAAACGAAAGGTGAGGTCTTGCTGACGGACGGATCTGAAGGCGTCGGCAAGGCCAAGCTGCGCCGCGAAGGCTCGGACATCGCCCTGATAACTTGGGGGACGATGTTGCCGCACGTTCTGGACGCGGCCGAGACGCTGGCTGGCGCGGGTGTCGAGGCATCGGTTCTCGACCTGCGCTGGCTCAACCCGCTCGACGAAACCGCCCTGGTCGACGTAGTCCGCGCCGCCGGGGCGCGCGCCCTGATCGTGCACGAAGCAGTCCGGACAGGCGGCTTCGCTGGTGAGATCGCCCTACGCCTAACGGAGCTCCTTAAGGATGAGGGGCTTTCGCTTGATATCCGCAGGCATACCACACCGGATGTGCGGATGCCGTCCTCAGCTATTCTGCAGGCGGCGCTGTTACCATCTGGCGAAAACATCGCAGAGTTTGCGCGCGACATGCTCGAGCATGGATCGGCTGAAGCAAGCGATGCCGCCTGATGACACTGCATGTTTCAATCCAAGCCGCGATGCAACGATACGAACTTGTCGGCACGCAAACCGTCCTGACAGCGGGAACTCTTGCGTCAGCGTCCATGCCAAAGACACTCTTGGGCAAAGATGGACTTGATAGCTCGAACCGGTGGCGGACGGTCGGTGCCACGTCTAGCCTCTTTGGTTCCGGTGCGTTGCCACAGGTCGAGGTCATTGACCACTCCTACCCACGCCTCGATGGCGTGACGCTCGCCGAGCAGATGGCCATCACGGCAGGCTTTGGCGCTGACGATGTGCCCCGCAGGATCTGGCCTGCCTTTTCGGCATTCCCCGAACTCATCTCGGCCCGCCACGAGGCTTCGGCGCGCACGGCCCATGCGGTTCAGGTGCTCACAACTGTAGCGATCGCATTTCTCAAGCGGCCCGATATCATCCTGCTGGACGCGGCATGGTGGGCCGAAGCCCAACGCGACCTGCCAAATGCGCGGCGGCGTCTTCGGCAATTTGCGGAAGAAATGGGGCTGGCGATTTCGATCTTGGCCGACGGCTCCTGACCCAAAAGAACCAGACTAAACAAGGGAGGAAGAAGTATGCACTTTACGAACGAACGGATTGTGAACGCCCCGATAGAGGTCGTTTGGGCCGGTTTGAACGACGTGGAGGTCCTGCGCGATTGCATCCCGGGCTGTGAAGCACTCAATCGCGAGGCCGATGATACATTTAGCGGCCGCCTACGGCTCAAGATCGGGCCGGTCTCCGTCCGACTGAGCGGCGAGGTCCATCTCTCAGACGTTGAAGTGCCGCATAGGCTTCGCCTCAATGGCAAAGGGACTGGTGTCATGGGCATCGCCAAAGGCGGGGCCGATGTGGTTCTGACACCAGAGCCCGACGGGATGACACGACTGGGCTATGACGCCAACGTCGATGTCGGCGGGAAAATCGCACAACTTGGGTCCCGGCTTATCGGTTCAACAGCCAACAAGCTCGCTGCGCAATTCTTCGACAGCTTCGGTGCCACAGTGGAAGCTGAAACGGAGACTGTAAAGGTCGTGAACGCGCGCTGACGGATTACGACGAGGCTGGACCCAAAAGTGTATAGGAGGAGATCATGCCAGAAGGTCAACGATTGAGCTCGGCTGACCGTGCCGCCGTCTTAAGTGGTTTGATCGACGGTCGTAGTATTGCTGAAGTGGCATTCGAAATTGGCGAGAGCGATGACATTTTGAACGAGGCAGTGGCCGACGCCCTGAATTCTCTGTGCAATGCGCTTCAGCCGAACGGTATAGGAGTGTCTGCTGTGAATTTGAATGAATTGATGCGGTTGCATCAAAGTCTTGGCGATCTGATCGGACAGTTTGACCTGCTGAGCGCAGTCGTAGCCGCTCGATAACAAAAATAACATAACACCGCTCTGCCACAGCGACAGCGGTAACGACAACTCTAAGGATTATCGCGACCTGGAAGTCAGCGTTACATCGTCGTTCCGCCAATGTCCGCTATGCGTGCTGCATATGCAGCATTCGTCACACGCGTTGGAGGTCGGCTATGGGCCGTCCTCGATGTGTCTACCATGTCACGCCACTTCTGATGCTGCGTCACCTCCGAGGTCGGCAATGAGCCCAATGTGCGTAATACTGCGCTAGATATCGATGACCGCTTTGCCATCAATGCGGTTTCTCGTCTTGCGCCTCCCATACTGGCCTATTCCCAATCCGGTCGAGCAAAAAGTCCATGAACACGCGTACCTTTGCTGAGAGAACGTTGGTCTGCGGGTAGATAAGCCAGAGTGCAGTATCTGCCACGCAGGTGTAGTCGGGGAGAACGCGAACGAGTCGGCCGGAGGCAAGTTCTTGATGAACGCTCCAAAGGGAGTGTGGCGCGATGCCAGCACCGGCTATCGTGGCGACCTTGTGGCTATGGCCGTCGTCAATGATCAAGTTGCAACGGCCTTGGCCGGGGTCAAAGTCAGCATGAGTCCGGTCATCTTTGACCATGGGGTGCGGCATATCATTTCCGAAGGCGACCAAGTGATGGTCTTGCAGGTCATCAGGTGTCCCTGGGTGTCCGTGTTCCGTCAGGTATCCCGGTGATGCGCACAGAACGCGGGTGTCATCGGCCAGTTTACGGCCCCGCAGGCTGGAGTCCTCAAGAACCGCATTCCGCAGCGCTAGATCAAAACTCCCATCAATCAGGTCGAATTGTTTGTCTGACAGCCGCATATCCAAACGCAGGTCCGGGTGATCTTTCGTGAAGTCCGGCAAGATCGGCGCGATGTAGAGTTGGGCGAATGTGCTGGGAGCAGTGAAGCGCAATGTGCCAGACACCCGTGCTGCGCCCTGGCCAAGTGCAGCACGGGCGGCGTCCTCACGGGCCACAATGTCTCTGGCATATGGCAAGAACTCCAGCCCCTCAGTCGAGAGTGCCACTTTCCTGGTGGACCGGTGAAGCAGGTCGGCCCCCACACTTTTCTCCAGTTTGCTCATCCAAGCACTGGCAACTGATGGGGCCAGCCCAAGTTCCCGCCCGGCGGCGCTGATGTTCAGCTTGTCGGCAGCCAGCACAAAGAGGCGCAGGGTATCTGTTTCCATGATTATATCCAAAACCGGAAATATCATTTCCGACTTGACCTAGTTTATTCAGGTTTTGCAATGCCTCATGTTTCCTGAAACCGACACATCAATCAGGAGACAAGCCATGGCCTATTATTCCGTTCTTGCCGTTACGCCATCCAGCGAAGACTGGATTCCCGACTACCTGCCAACCGCAAACAAGCTGGTTGCAAAGCATGGTGGCAAGTATCTGGCCCGCACCGCATCACACGAACAGGTGGAAGGCGGTGACCAAGCAGCCGCACTCCGCATCATTCTGGAGTGGCCCTCGAAAGAGGCGGCGATGAACTTCATGGACGATCCTGAGTACAAGCCGCATCTCGATGCCCGGACCGCAGGATCAGAAAGCTACCACTTCGTGATCGAAGGCAAAGACGATCTCGCCTGATGTCCTGATCTCGGCCCGGTGCAAAGGCATCGGGCCTGTTGCAACGAGGACAATCAACATGTCACGTACTGCAACGGTAAATCACCATGTTCACGCCTCTGAGCGGCAAGCCTACCATATTGATGCGGGTGGCGTTGCGGGGAAGATCATCCCGCCAGAGCACGATCTGACCGAAGTCCAACTGACGGATGTTCGTCGCGATGGCGGTGTGAGTTTCGAACACGACAGTGTTGGATTCCTGACAGCCCCTTCGACCGTGAGCGCCTTCGATCAAGACCGTGCTTGGCAAGACGCCTATGATCATGAACTCACGACCTTGCTCAAACGTGAAGCGGGCACAACCGAGGTCATCATCTTTGACCATACCGTGCGCATCGACGATCCTAAGGCAAAACGCAAACCTGCCCGCAATGTGCACAGCGACTACAGCCCCGAAGGTGCACAGGGGCGGCTGATCGACATACTGGGTGAGGCCAAAGCTGCTGAATGGTCAAGCGGATATTACGGCTTCATCAATGTGTGGCGTCCGGTGGGGCACCCGATCAACTCGGCACCTCTGGGCTTTGTGCGCCCCTCCAGTGTGTCCGACAAAGACTGGCTTTTGCTCGACCTGATTTACCCCGACCGGCGGGGGCACATCATGGGGCTGGTTGGAAACCCGAACCACGAATGGGTGTATCAATCCCGTATGACGCCGGACGAGGTGGCGATGTTTAATATCTACGACAACCGAGGGAGGCCGTCAGTGGCTCATTCGGCGCTGGACATGATCGAAGACCCGACGATCACCACAGTCCGGCGAAGCATCGAGAGCCGCACTTTGGTGCGCTATGGAGAGTGAAATGGTAGACACACAAGTGATGCTGGACACAGCAACACCCATGGCATTCCCGTCGCTGAACCGAGCGTACAATACCGTGTTCCGACCGGGCGACCTGACCGTTGGTCTGGTTGTCCCACTGGAGGCTCATCAGAGTAGCCCGGTGCCGGATATGAGCCGCCATGTGGAACGGGCGCGGATGGCCGACGAGTTGGGCTTCGCCGCTTTGTGGCTACGTGACGTGCCGTTTAACGTGCCGACATTCGGCGATGCGGGTCAGACATTCGATCCCTTTGTCTATCTTGGCCTGTTATCTGGTGTGACTCGCAATATCGCCCTCGGCGTCGCAAGCATCATCTTGCCACTGCGCCATCCGGCCCATGTGGCCAAGGCAGCTGCCTCTGCCGACCAGCTATCAGGTGGGCGTCTGTTGCTGGGCGTCGCATCTGGCGACCGTCCCGAAGAATACCCAGCCCTTGGCATGGGTTTCCCTGACCGAGGAGACAGGTTCCGCGAAAGTCTGGACTACATCCGTGCCATGGCCGCCGAGTATCCTACCTACACCGGCGGCCATGGAACCCTGAGCGGGTCGATGGATATGCTGCCTAAACCTGCAAGTGGACGAGTGCCGATCATTATCACAGGTGGCTCACAGCAGAACCCAGACTGGGTTGCATCACATGGTGATGCCTGGATGACGTATCCACGGGACATCACATCACAGGCGCAGGTGGTGAAGGATTATCGTTTGCGCGGGGCAAATGCTGGTGCAGAGACAAAACCGGTTATGCAGTCGCTCTATGTCGATCTTGTCTCAGAAGACGATGCAGGGCCGACGCCAATCCATCTAGGGTTCCGCTCAGGCGTTACGTTTCTGAATGGTTTTCTCGGGTCTTTGCGTGACCACGGCATCAACCATGTCGCCCTGAACCTGCGGTTTAACCAAGCCGACATCGAAGACACTATGAAGCGCCTCGCCGACGAGGTGCTTCCAGAGTTTCCAACAGAAAAGAGCACACGATGAACAAAACCATTCTCATCACCGGATCAACCGACGGCATCGGCCTTCTGACGGCCAAGACTCTCGCTGACATGGGTCACACGGTCATTCTACATGGTCGAAGTGCGGACAAACTGGAGGCCGCAGCGAAGGAACTTGGGGTCAATGTTGCTACCTATCAGGCCGACCTATCGTCACTGGAAGAAACGGCCAAACTCGCTGAGGCGGTCAAAGCGAACCACGACTGCATCGATGTTCTTATCAACAATGCTGGGGTGTACAAAACCTCGAATCCAATTCTGCCCAACGGTCAGGATGTGCGGTTCGTGGTGAACACACTTGCGCCGCATGTTCTGACCAAGGCGCTGCTGCCGATCATTCCTAGCAGTGGCCGTATCATCAATCTGTCGTCCGCCGCGCAGTCCCCAGTCGATTTGGCGGCCTTGGCCGGAGACAAGCACCTCGACGACATGGGGGCCTACGCACAAAGCAAACGCGGCATCGCCTTGTGGTCGGCTCAGATGGCGGCCACACACCCTGACGGCCCAGCCTTTATCGCCGTCAATCCAGGCTCCCTTCTAGCGTCCAAGATGGTCAAGGAGGGGTTCGGCGTCGCTGGAAATGACTTGCAGATCGGCGCTGACATCCTCTGCCGACTTTCGCTGGATGACGACTTCATGGATGCATCTGGCCGCTATTGGGACAACGATGCCGGTCGCTTCGGTCATATCGACTTGGGGCAGGCTGAGAGCGTAGCCGAGGCTATCGCGTCACTGGCAGATTGAGTGGCTGGTAAGTGGGGAAGCAAACCTGACCCCAGGATCGTCAGCAGACAGCATTATCTACGAGTTCAAACCACCCAAGTTCTTGCAGCTGCAGCGAATGGAGGAAATGCGGGTTGCAACTGCAGTATCCCGACTTCCTATCCAAGGTCCGGTAATGGGATGTACCGGCTGCTTCATCCAGCGGGTTAGGCTTTGCCTATTTCTGCAAACCGGAGAAGTAGCATGGCGAAGACAGACCTTGATGATCTGATGTCGATCGGCATCGATATCGGCAAGGACACATTCCACATTGTGGGTTTCGATCCCTCTGGACAGCGTGTCTTGCGCAAACAGATCAAGCGGCTTGCACTGGCGGCGTCGTTCGAGAAGCTGCCGCGTTGTATTGTCGGCATGGAGGCATGCCTGAGTGCCCACTTTGTCAGCCGGACACTGCGCGAGATGGAGTTGGCGCCCCGTATCATCCCGGCGATCTACGGGAAGCCGTTCAGTAAAGGCCAGAAGAACGACTACAACCATGCAGAAGCAATCGCCGAGGCAGCGCTTCGGCCGAACTTTCAGACCGTGTCCGAGAAGAGCCAGGATCAGCTTGATCTTCAAGCCCTGCACCGGGTCAGATCGCGTTTGGTGTCTCGTCGGATGGCGACGATCAACCAGATCCGCGCCTTTCTTATCGAACAGGGCATCACCGTGCGC encodes:
- a CDS encoding LLM class oxidoreductase — translated: MVDTQVMLDTATPMAFPSLNRAYNTVFRPGDLTVGLVVPLEAHQSSPVPDMSRHVERARMADELGFAALWLRDVPFNVPTFGDAGQTFDPFVYLGLLSGVTRNIALGVASIILPLRHPAHVAKAAASADQLSGGRLLLGVASGDRPEEYPALGMGFPDRGDRFRESLDYIRAMAAEYPTYTGGHGTLSGSMDMLPKPASGRVPIIITGGSQQNPDWVASHGDAWMTYPRDITSQAQVVKDYRLRGANAGAETKPVMQSLYVDLVSEDDAGPTPIHLGFRSGVTFLNGFLGSLRDHGINHVALNLRFNQADIEDTMKRLADEVLPEFPTEKSTR
- a CDS encoding CmcJ/NvfI family oxidoreductase; translated protein: MSRTATVNHHVHASERQAYHIDAGGVAGKIIPPEHDLTEVQLTDVRRDGGVSFEHDSVGFLTAPSTVSAFDQDRAWQDAYDHELTTLLKREAGTTEVIIFDHTVRIDDPKAKRKPARNVHSDYSPEGAQGRLIDILGEAKAAEWSSGYYGFINVWRPVGHPINSAPLGFVRPSSVSDKDWLLLDLIYPDRRGHIMGLVGNPNHEWVYQSRMTPDEVAMFNIYDNRGRPSVAHSALDMIEDPTITTVRRSIESRTLVRYGE
- a CDS encoding SDR family NAD(P)-dependent oxidoreductase, yielding MNKTILITGSTDGIGLLTAKTLADMGHTVILHGRSADKLEAAAKELGVNVATYQADLSSLEETAKLAEAVKANHDCIDVLINNAGVYKTSNPILPNGQDVRFVVNTLAPHVLTKALLPIIPSSGRIINLSSAAQSPVDLAALAGDKHLDDMGAYAQSKRGIALWSAQMAATHPDGPAFIAVNPGSLLASKMVKEGFGVAGNDLQIGADILCRLSLDDDFMDASGRYWDNDAGRFGHIDLGQAESVAEAIASLAD
- a CDS encoding LysR family transcriptional regulator, whose product is METDTLRLFVLAADKLNISAAGRELGLAPSVASAWMSKLEKSVGADLLHRSTRKVALSTEGLEFLPYARDIVAREDAARAALGQGAARVSGTLRFTAPSTFAQLYIAPILPDFTKDHPDLRLDMRLSDKQFDLIDGSFDLALRNAVLEDSSLRGRKLADDTRVLCASPGYLTEHGHPGTPDDLQDHHLVAFGNDMPHPMVKDDRTHADFDPGQGRCNLIIDDGHSHKVATIAGAGIAPHSLWSVHQELASGRLVRVLPDYTCVADTALWLIYPQTNVLSAKVRVFMDFLLDRIGNRPVWEAQDEKPH
- a CDS encoding DUF1330 domain-containing protein, with product MAYYSVLAVTPSSEDWIPDYLPTANKLVAKHGGKYLARTASHEQVEGGDQAAALRIILEWPSKEAAMNFMDDPEYKPHLDARTAGSESYHFVIEGKDDLA
- a CDS encoding thiamine pyrophosphate-dependent enzyme encodes the protein MTEKNLKPIASQDHGYARKAFTDIAFARAFEQAAWDLTQINPPRVPGSMHFCAGQEAVPFGAAAGLGPDDQIIATYRGHGWALASGLPARAVMAEICQKAEGVNGGRGGSPYIMAPDTRFIGENSIVGAGTTIACGVAMANLAQENGRVVIVSIGDGATNQGAVHEAMSFAAIRALPVIFVVENNGWAELTPAPSMLRVDRVAQRASSYGIPSATIDGSDPIAVRDSMALAAEHARKGDGPSLLEFRVPRLWGHYNRDIEHYRPKADRAEAEARDPLTVFGARIVASGIMTDTEVEALVAEQTQAAREMTEAVMDGPDPDPQTALDHVLAKPSAADPGPVHETVELKYIDAVNRALRTALEQDEAVLVYGEDVGNGGGIFGGSRYLQRDFGAARVFDTPIAENAILGSAVGAAMCGMKPVVEIMWADFLFVALDQIVNQAANIRYLTQGKVGCPMVVRTQQGVTPGSCAQHSQSVEALLAHVPGIKVGLAATPGDAYAMLRAAIDDPDPAVVIEARGLYQTKGEVLLTDGSEGVGKAKLRREGSDIALITWGTMLPHVLDAAETLAGAGVEASVLDLRWLNPLDETALVDVVRAAGARALIVHEAVRTGGFAGEIALRLTELLKDEGLSLDIRRHTTPDVRMPSSAILQAALLPSGENIAEFARDMLEHGSAEASDAA
- a CDS encoding CoxG family protein, translating into MHFTNERIVNAPIEVVWAGLNDVEVLRDCIPGCEALNREADDTFSGRLRLKIGPVSVRLSGEVHLSDVEVPHRLRLNGKGTGVMGIAKGGADVVLTPEPDGMTRLGYDANVDVGGKIAQLGSRLIGSTANKLAAQFFDSFGATVEAETETVKVVNAR